Proteins encoded together in one Gammaproteobacteria bacterium window:
- a CDS encoding glycosyltransferase family 4 protein, with protein sequence MMQTEGVEDACTVEFELVYWQRIVSSHQVELVATLAAIPSVKITYVAERNLSDSRKALGWKPRDLDAAKLVIADSKNSVERLIESCPSNVIHICQGIRGNGLVGYAEKLLQKRKARVVILTETVNDTGPIGLIKRLVYRYHLKRMISWVDIILAIGKNTGGWIAQRGFPKSRVVPFTYFLGLPSIDQIRNSRMLGNSVYRFAFVGRFVSLKRLNLLVDALALLQNEYEFKLLVVGGGPLENSWKRLSKEKLGERVDWKGLMQEEEVLTFLSTVDCLVLPSRVDGWGAVVSEALMVGTQAVCSDRCGASEAVHYSGVGGVFPVDNLEALTSCLRDLLARGALGSKEREKLAEWASNLGCEAGANYLIEILRYRFSGGTLPRPPWERNM encoded by the coding sequence ATGATGCAAACGGAAGGAGTAGAAGATGCATGTACAGTAGAGTTCGAATTAGTATATTGGCAAAGGATAGTCAGTTCACACCAGGTGGAGCTTGTAGCAACTCTAGCCGCGATTCCAAGCGTTAAAATAACGTACGTAGCGGAGAGAAATTTGTCGGATAGCCGCAAGGCCTTAGGATGGAAACCTCGCGATCTTGATGCTGCTAAGTTAGTTATTGCGGATTCAAAGAATTCAGTTGAGCGTCTTATAGAAAGTTGCCCGTCGAACGTAATTCATATTTGTCAAGGAATTAGGGGGAATGGGCTGGTCGGATATGCTGAAAAGCTTCTGCAGAAGCGAAAGGCTCGAGTTGTTATTTTAACGGAAACGGTGAATGATACTGGGCCGATAGGGTTAATTAAACGTTTAGTATATCGATATCACTTGAAAAGAATGATTTCATGGGTTGATATCATACTTGCGATTGGCAAAAATACTGGAGGCTGGATAGCGCAGCGTGGATTTCCTAAATCAAGGGTGGTGCCATTTACCTATTTTCTCGGGTTGCCATCGATAGATCAGATTCGTAATAGTCGAATGTTAGGAAATAGCGTTTATAGATTTGCGTTCGTTGGGCGTTTTGTATCCTTAAAGAGATTAAATTTGCTAGTTGACGCGTTGGCCCTTCTACAAAACGAGTACGAGTTTAAGTTGCTCGTTGTTGGCGGTGGTCCTCTCGAAAATAGTTGGAAGAGGCTTTCAAAAGAGAAGCTTGGAGAAAGAGTTGATTGGAAAGGCTTGATGCAGGAAGAGGAAGTATTGACATTTCTTTCAACAGTAGACTGCCTTGTTTTGCCGAGCAGAGTGGATGGATGGGGGGCGGTAGTAAGTGAAGCACTTATGGTAGGTACTCAGGCCGTATGTAGTGATCGTTGCGGGGCTTCCGAGGCAGTACATTATTCCGGAGTAGGGGGTGTGTTTCCTGTTGACAATTTAGAAGCACTAACAAGTTGTCTTCGCGACCTTTTAGCCAGGGGGGCGCTTGGTAGCAAGGAACGTGAGAAGTTGGCAGAATGGGCATCTAATTTGGGTTGTGAGGCTGGCGCGAATTATCTCATAGAAATTTTGCGTTATCGTTTTAGTGGAGGGACTTTGCCTCGTCCTCCTTGGGAACGAAATATGTAG